The stretch of DNA ATAAATTCACAGACTATTACGTGAAGACGCGCGCAAATCATCCTTATTCGCAGTTAAGGCAGGTTTTCAGGCATGTGGTAATGTTTCTAAGTTCCAAATTCCAACCCCTTTTAAACCTTTGTTGTCATTGTCATGTGTTTGTAAAATTGAAGCAGTTTCAAGAAAATAATTGCTTGTTTCGCAGGGTATTGGCGCTGTCGTCGGAGTCTTATCTCATAGCTTTGCAGATCTTCATGATTTACAACTATGTCAAGGAAGCTACATTTCAATATATGATCAACCTTCCTATACTCATCAAGTTAGTCCTCAAATTCAGCAAAATTATATGCAATAATCTTGACTCAGATTTGAAAATTCTTCATGAAAAATTATTCTATGATTACAGGATCCAATTCTTGAGTCCATCAAATTGGCAGTGGACAGATTATCAAACTCAACAAGCTTCCTTCAGTTCTTGGGAAGGCGCGCTTTTATCGTGCAAAACGAGCAGCTACCATCTTCACCTGAAAATCAAATCATCATGGATGATCAATTTCATTTCATGTCACTTCTATTGAACTTGGCAAACACATTCTTGTACATGGTCAATACATACATCATTGTGCCTACAGCAGATAACTACTCCTTGAACCTTGGAGCTGCAGCCTCTGTATGTGGTGTGGTCATTGGATCTATGGCCGTGGCGCAAGTGTTTTCGTCAGTTTATTTCAGCGCGTGGTCTAATAGATCGTATCTGAGACCACTAATATTCAGTAGCATTGTTCTTCTAATTGGAAACACCTTGTATGCATTGGCTTATGACCTGAATTCATTACCAGTTCTTTTGATTGGACGCCTTTTTTGCGGGTGAGCTCTGCTTCAAACTCTGTTTTAAACTCTGTTTCGTTATGTTGCTTGCAACACAAGCAAATGAGTGTTTATGATGTTACACCTTACACACCATTCTTGCATTGATTTATGAATGTATGAAGACGAGGCATAGCGATTTATTGATATGGAATGGAGAGAGTATAATTCTTAATGTTTAATCTATGTTGCTTGCATCACAAGCAAATGAATGTTTATGTTTCATATCATTCTTACATTGAAATTTCAGGTTAGGCTCTGCAAGAGCAGTTAATAGGCGTTACATCAGCGACTGTGTACCGTCAAAACTTCGGATGCAGGCTTCGGCAGGCTTTGTTAGCGCGAGCGCTCTAGGAATGGCATGTGGTCCTGCACTTGCTTGGTTGTTGCAGAaagattttaggattttcaacCTCACCATGAACCAGGACACTTTACCTGGTTGGGTTATGGCTCTTGCATGGCTTATATATCTTTTATGGTTGTGGATTTGTTTCAAGGACCCTACAAACAACAAGAATGAAGGAATTCTCGTATCATATCAATCGAATAATGCCGGTATCTTGAAATTATCTTTAgatacatttattttttaacatatataaagTAGTTTTACACGTGCATCTAATGATATAACTGCTTTTTATATTGACCACGTGGATCGTCATTCAAAAAAATGGATATAATTACACAATTATGTAAAATGTTTTACACTGtgagtgcatcaaaattaaactcatttattaTTACAGTATTCATATTTGTTCCTTTAATGGTTAGGACCAGAAATACATGTTGCAGTAGAAGATGAACAAACACAACCATTGCTGATGAATACAGCAGAATCAAAGCaacaagagaatgaagatgatgaagaagaaaatccTGATAAAGAAACTCAAAAGCCTATAACTTCCATTGTAGCAGCATACAAGTTACTTACCCCATCAGTAAAGGTGACAAGCATAATTaacaacaaaatagaaaaaaagttcAAACAAATTGTATATATGCATTAATTCTGATTCAATTGTATATTGTCAGGTtcaattatatgtatatttcaTGCTCAAGTATGCAATGGAAATTGTGCTTGCTGAATCAAGCCTTGTGACTGAGTACTATTTTATATGGTCAACAAGCAATGTAGCAATTTTTCTTGCATGCCTTGGCCTAACTGTGCTTCCTGTCAATATAGTTGTTGGAAACTACATCAGCAACATTTTTGAGGAAAGGTAAatcctcttttcttcttaataaatattattatcaataatattaatattttagaaaaataatgtaGTTTCATTCTACTATTTAAATGGGTTTTGTTTGCAGACAAGTTCTGTTGGGTTCAGAAATCATGGTATGCATAGGACTAGTCCTAAGCTTCCAAGCAGTGATCCCTTATTCAGTGCCTCAATATGTTGGATCAGCCCTTATCACATTTGTATCTGCTGAGGTTCTTGAAGGTAGTTCAGATTTGTTCCTTCTATGAGCCCTAACTTTCAAATTATGGTTCGACCACTTGTACGAGACTCACGTGCAATTGTCTTCAtgtaaagttgataattgaaaaCTTTCAGATAATTTGACatgtttgactaaattatcatctaacagtttttaactatcaacttcacatgaaaacAACTGTATGTAAGTTTCaacattttaaacattttatagACTCAATTAAAACTTAAGTACAAAAAACTTGAACATTCTAATTAAACAAAGTAATATAGTAGTGGATCATCTAACATGGAGTCTGATGCATGAAAATCACTCAGGAGTAAACCTTTCACTACTATCAAGAGTGATGTCATCAAGGCTTTCACGTGGAACCTTCAATGGAGGATTGTTGTCAACAGAAGCTGGAACACTAGCAAGAGTAATTGCAGATGGAACCATAACTATCGCTGGCTATTTTGGTCAAAGTCAACTCCTCAATACCACTTTACTCCCTGCACTCTTCTTCTGCATCTCTTCCATTCTTGCTACTTGCTACACTTACAACTCTCTTTATtagtttgttaattaattaCCCTCCCCTTCTTAATTAGAACCTCAATTTGTATATATTCACCTTCTTTTTTGGTATATTAACGCCATGAGATTTTAACCTCATAAAATCTCATGCTTCTTGTTTAAACTTTCACCaataaattaaacaacttttagtGGTTCTGTAAATGGCTTGCTTGGTAGTGACTAATGGTTAGAAGATATCAAAATTTGGTGTGATATAATAATTAGTTGTCCACTTAACACGCCTGTTTGGTTTGTAGACAAATACTATTAATAtgcaatatttttctttatatttattttgcatttgaGTTGATATTAgttaagttttatttgttttttatatttatttttatttataaaacctACTAAATCGCCACTATAGAAATCTGTCTCTTCGAATAAATCGTTGCTTCACTTTAGTGCCTAGTGCCTACACTGCTAAATCGCGGGTTGGAACTAAGTTTTGAGCTTCCATTTAATTAGTAAATCATGGATTTTAGACTTTTAGCAGAGTTTTAGGCCCCGTTTGTTTTTTAAGATTGGGACTGAGGTTAGAGATCTGagtattattgatttattatgtTTAGTTACTAGagattagaataaaaatttcagttttagaatataaaatttcaatctcacctccaaaaaataagaatggaagaaattgaattttttaaaaataaagagtgaaactttaatagttttttttattttcttatttaactttTCAAGTTGAAAAGTAATACTAAATCATTGATattgcaatatatatatatatttttatttaactttttaaattcaaaatactaAATCGTGCCATTGCATTAGATATATACTAAATTAAGAAATATTGTAATTAATTTAGATTGGTCGAATTATTAATTCATTTgtctatttaaataagtatcaaaagtttgaattttatttggtGCATGCAGCAACTCATTGATAACATTATTttccaaataatttatttagctAAATTATCTATATAATAGCTGTTCGGTAGGTCGGGTACCGGACGGTTTGGAGGGATCCTCGGATGGATAGGCGGGGTGTGGCCTGGGACCGAGTCGCGAGAGTGGAGTTGGAGTAGCCGATGTTCCGAGCTCTTGATGTGGAGAGAAAAAAggggggtgtcacctgcaaagacactctgacGCTCTAGTCAGCCAAGTGTACAGGCGAAGAGTGAGAGAATGGTATGTGGCGTACCTTGGGGGAGGGGCAGGGCCCTCCCCATATATACCGTGTTAGAAGTAGGCCCTGCAAGGACAAACCCACCTTCCTCGAAGCTTCCTCACATAGCTATAGTGGAAAGCTGTCaaggacgcgtgtccgggtctCTGGTTAAGCTGCTCATACCCAGCCGTCTGGGTCGGGTAATCAGTGGGTCGGGTCGGCCCGCAAATGGTCTGGATCGGaccgtaacagtgcccccaacgCGCTAGCAATGGTCGTGAGGGCTATTGGTGGCATGTTATGCCCCCTCTCGAGCGTTGTTGCTAAATCGGCCGCTTGTAGAGAGGACGTGTCCCTCGTGCGCGTGTCTGTTCGTTACTGGAGATAACCGTTCGTCGCCTCGTTCTTCGTGTCGGGCATTTAATGCTCATAATGGGTCGTTTCAAACCCTGTGAGTAAAgacttttttacccttgcctttcgCGCTTCAAGTCAGTTTCTTAATCCCCCAGGCAGTTTCACTCCTCACTTCCATTCCATTTCCTTGCTCTTTTTCATTCCATTCTCTTGAATTTCCTACTATGATCTCCGTGTTTCTGAGTATTCACCCCCTTCTTGCTTTCCTCTCAGCCAACACAATTAATCAAGTAAGCACTCATCTCCTCTTTTTCTGCTTTGTGTTCACTTTACCTTCATCATTAGTTCCTCTGTATGCATgctgttttttttatttgtatgctAAATGACCTTAGTGTTAAGTAGGTGCGTTAGGGGGGTTACCATTCCAGGGTATTAGCTTTTTAGGCTTTTGCTTGGTTTCTGCCTCAGCCATGCTTAATTCTAGTTACTGAATAGGCTAACTGTAGTTTCTGGGCTTTTTTCTGAGTCCCCGACCTCGTAGACTAACCGAGTGGTACCCCCACTGTAGGTATGCCTCGCATCGTCTCACGAGCCTCCTCCTCCAACGCGGGATACGACCCATACGCTTGTGTGACTTCTGATGTGAAGGATTCCCCGAACCAAATGGGTGAGGAGGAACTTACCGAGTTCTGCCAAGCCGAGTACTTGTGCGGCAGAACTGATGAGGAAGCCAACTACGACGTCTTTGTTCCTGACCCTAACGAACAGCTATACGAGCTTAACTTCCACTCCCCCCGGATCGCCGACTGGATTTGGTTCTATAAGTCCATGTTCACCCAAGTGGGGGTTTGTATTCCTTTTTCTGCTTTTCAAATGGCGCTCCTTAACCGGGTCTCCGTGGCACCGTCGCAGCTGCATCCGAACAGTTGGGCTTCCAtccgctgtttcgagatggtATGTGAATACCAAGAGCTGCCGATGTCCGTCGAtgttttcctttatttcttcaaCCTCACTAATCCTTCCAAGGAAGGGAAAGCGAGGAAAGGGTTCCTGTCCTTCCGATCTGCCCAGGGTCAGAGAATTTTTGGCTTGTTCGAGGACTCTTACCATGGGCTTAAGGACAAGTATTTTAAAGTGCGTCCAGTCAAAGGCCGCCATCTCTTCTAGTTGTCGTTAGAGGGAGAACGCCTCA from Arachis duranensis cultivar V14167 chromosome 4, aradu.V14167.gnm2.J7QH, whole genome shotgun sequence encodes:
- the LOC107485616 gene encoding SPX domain-containing membrane protein At4g22990 isoform X2: MVGFGKKLRESQIQEWKGYYFNYKLMKKKVKRYLEQMEVGAQNRHNVLRDFSVLLDTQIEKIVLFLLEQQGVLAHRLCDLAQEHHSLLQQPNNSNISELQEAYREVGRDLLRLLHFLEMNAIGLRKILKKFDKRLGYKFTDYYVKTRANHPYSQLRQVFRHVGIGAVVGVLSHSFADLHDLQLCQGSYISIYDQPSYTHQDPILESIKLAVDRLSNSTSFLQFLGRRAFIVQNEQLPSSPENQIIMDDQFHFMSLLLNLANTFLYMVNTYIIVPTADNYSLNLGAAASVCGVVIGSMAVAQVFSSVYFSAWSNRSYLRPLIFSSIVLLIGNTLYALAYDLNSLPVLLIGRLFCGLGSARAVNRRYISDCVPSKLRMQASAGFVSASALGMACGPALAWLLQKDFRIFNLTMNQDTLPGWVMALAWLIYLLWLWICFKDPTNNKNEGILVSYQSNNAEIHVAVEDEQTQPLLMNTAESKQQENEDDEEENPDKETQKPITSIVAAYKLLTPSVKVQLYVYFMLKYAMEIVLAESSLVTEYYFIWSTSNVAIFLACLGLTVLPVNIVVGNYISNIFEERQVLLGSEIMVCIGLVLSFQAVIPYSVPQYVGSALITFVSAEVLEGVNLSLLSRVMSSRLSRGTFNGGLLSTEAGTLARVIADGTITIAGYFGQSQLLNTTLLPALFFCISSILATCYTYNSLY
- the LOC107485616 gene encoding SPX domain-containing membrane protein At4g22990 isoform X1, producing MVGFGKKLRESQIQEWKGYYFNYKLMKKKVKRYLEQMEVGAQNRHNVLRDFSVLLDTQIEKIVLFLLEQQGVLAHRLCDLAQEHHSLLQQPNNSNISELQEAYREVGRDLLRLLHFLEMNAIGLRKILKKFDKRLGYKFTDYYVKTRANHPYSQLRQVFRHVGIGAVVGVLSHSFADLHDLQLCQGSYISIYDQPSYTHQDPILESIKLAVDRLSNSTSFLQFLGRRAFIVQNEQLPSSPENQIIMDDQFHFMSLLLNLANTFLYMVNTYIIVPTADNYSLNLGAAASVCGVVIGSMAVAQVFSSVYFSAWSNRSYLRPLIFSSIVLLIGNTLYALAYDLNSLPVLLIGRLFCGLGSARAVNRRYISDCVPSKLRMQASAGFVSASALGMACGPALAWLLQKDFRIFNLTMNQDTLPGWVMALAWLIYLLWLWICFKDPTNNKNEGILVSYQSNNAGPEIHVAVEDEQTQPLLMNTAESKQQENEDDEEENPDKETQKPITSIVAAYKLLTPSVKVQLYVYFMLKYAMEIVLAESSLVTEYYFIWSTSNVAIFLACLGLTVLPVNIVVGNYISNIFEERQVLLGSEIMVCIGLVLSFQAVIPYSVPQYVGSALITFVSAEVLEGVNLSLLSRVMSSRLSRGTFNGGLLSTEAGTLARVIADGTITIAGYFGQSQLLNTTLLPALFFCISSILATCYTYNSLY